One window from the genome of Phycisphaerales bacterium encodes:
- a CDS encoding GC-type dockerin domain-anchored protein: protein MGTAFGSRVAMNETHLLISDPGAATLCGDPFVCATGAVHAYERRDGRWHRFQMLVPPDATAENTFAVLGLDGDRLLVGDTGAGLAEPDAGGVFVYDFDGNEWVETGRIAPPEPGFGFAFGGVVATEGDLAMVFDLREVVSVFQEASDGWAYRQRLTRPDGAGTRTRFGLAMAIEDDWAFIGAREDDAIARFGGAVYVYRREIDGTLTYHQKLIPFDAADGTGFGTALAADGGRLAVGGYAADRETNAQGAVYVYELEGDQWVFRGDMTHRDPTGVDRLGETLDLHGDLIVAGAPGQRTLRAIGVAYAFARDSDGVWSQRARLLPETPSAPFGAAVATNGRSAVVGARDEFVEGVKVGAAHVFDLACEICRPDLDADGSLTVFDFLTYLNLFQDGDALADFDGDGELTIFDFLAFQDAFAAGC from the coding sequence GTGGGCACCGCGTTCGGCTCTCGGGTGGCGATGAACGAGACCCACCTGCTAATCTCTGACCCAGGCGCAGCGACGCTGTGCGGCGATCCGTTCGTCTGCGCCACGGGCGCGGTGCACGCGTACGAGCGGCGCGATGGCCGGTGGCATCGGTTCCAGATGCTGGTGCCTCCGGATGCAACCGCAGAAAATACCTTTGCCGTGCTCGGTCTCGACGGGGATCGCCTCCTGGTCGGTGACACGGGCGCCGGCCTTGCCGAGCCTGACGCCGGCGGGGTATTCGTGTACGACTTCGACGGCAACGAGTGGGTGGAAACCGGGCGGATCGCGCCGCCCGAGCCGGGATTCGGATTTGCTTTTGGCGGCGTCGTCGCGACCGAGGGCGATCTTGCGATGGTGTTCGACCTTCGCGAGGTCGTCTCCGTGTTCCAGGAGGCCAGCGACGGCTGGGCTTACCGGCAGCGGCTCACACGCCCCGACGGTGCGGGCACGCGCACGCGATTCGGGCTCGCCATGGCGATCGAGGACGACTGGGCGTTCATCGGTGCAAGAGAAGACGACGCCATTGCGCGTTTCGGTGGTGCCGTGTACGTCTATCGCCGCGAGATCGATGGCACGCTCACGTACCACCAGAAGCTCATCCCCTTTGACGCGGCGGACGGCACCGGGTTCGGAACGGCCCTCGCTGCCGATGGCGGTCGGTTGGCGGTCGGAGGCTACGCGGCCGATCGCGAGACCAACGCCCAGGGCGCGGTGTACGTCTACGAACTCGAGGGCGACCAGTGGGTGTTTCGTGGCGACATGACGCACCGCGACCCGACGGGCGTCGATCGCCTGGGCGAGACGTTAGATCTGCACGGCGACCTGATCGTGGCCGGTGCCCCGGGTCAGCGCACGCTTCGCGCGATCGGGGTCGCCTACGCGTTCGCCAGGGACAGCGACGGCGTGTGGTCGCAGCGTGCCCGCCTGCTGCCCGAGACTCCGTCGGCTCCCTTCGGCGCTGCCGTTGCGACGAATGGTCGATCGGCTGTCGTCGGCGCTCGGGACGAGTTCGTGGAGGGCGTGAAGGTCGGGGCAGCCCACGTCTTCGACCTCGCCTGCGAGATCTGCCGCCCCGACCTCGACGCCGACGGCTCGCTCACGGTCTTCGACTTCCTGACCTACCTCAACCTCTTCCAGGACGGCGACGCGCTCGCCGACTTCGACGGCGACGGCGAGCTGACCATCTTCGACTTCCTGGCGTTCCAGGACGCGTTTGCGGCGGGGTGTTGA
- a CDS encoding chloride channel protein: MADSAASPGFLPTLAKRLRLKREWYVVAMGAVVGTLTGLGTLGFAEALHYAEKQVRHAQIELPIWLLFLGPVVGMALTGVLVRLFASDARGHGVPQVMRALIEKGGHIPARVGLTKVAASIATVASGGSAGTEGPIVQIGATAGSVVGQRLGVGREQMMTLVGCGAAAGISAIFNAPIAGVFFALEILLRDFSLKTFTPIVVSAVFAAAVTHMAQGQNEAIFTVSTFENLNFTALELPNYIVLGLICGLLAVGFNRGLHACEDLYARLKLHWFVAPITGGLILGVLGVAWILMVRAAGGDPASEATDIPSFFGNGYETIRWLLEPTSYGAAPEVVDAASQVGEHATAHDAHASAALPMAIWLIGLLVVFKALATSVTLSSGGSGGVFAPSLFIGAAGGAALGITLERVGLLPADSSPAAYALVGMAAVVAGSTHGPLTAILMLFELTRDPYVLLPIMLAAVVSTLLAQAIDRDNIYTHPLRRAGLRIGRTGDLAILRKISATSVPVVPLPGEPVYASDPLSKIITLHAHSRVPDFVVVDSQGDYIGMVTGRDMRTALIDREAIPLLLVAELMRSDLPAVLTTDTLDVVLERFEDDDIASLPLLGPPDLTGHRRPLGLVTRAAVLERYRRALEEEL; encoded by the coding sequence ATGGCCGACTCCGCCGCCAGCCCGGGCTTCCTGCCGACGCTCGCCAAGCGACTGCGTCTGAAGCGCGAGTGGTACGTCGTCGCGATGGGGGCGGTCGTGGGCACGCTCACGGGCCTGGGCACGCTCGGGTTCGCCGAGGCCCTGCACTACGCCGAGAAGCAGGTCCGCCACGCCCAGATCGAGCTTCCCATCTGGCTGCTGTTCCTGGGTCCGGTCGTCGGCATGGCGCTCACCGGCGTGCTCGTCCGCTTGTTCGCCAGCGACGCCCGCGGCCACGGCGTGCCGCAGGTCATGCGGGCGCTCATCGAAAAGGGCGGGCACATCCCGGCGAGGGTCGGCCTGACCAAGGTCGCCGCGAGCATCGCGACGGTTGCCAGCGGCGGGTCGGCCGGCACGGAAGGGCCCATCGTGCAGATCGGCGCGACGGCGGGCTCGGTCGTTGGCCAGCGGCTGGGCGTCGGCCGCGAGCAGATGATGACGCTGGTCGGCTGCGGCGCGGCGGCGGGCATCAGCGCGATCTTCAACGCACCGATCGCCGGCGTCTTCTTCGCGCTCGAGATCCTGCTGCGGGACTTCTCGCTCAAGACCTTCACGCCCATCGTCGTCTCGGCGGTCTTTGCCGCCGCCGTCACGCACATGGCCCAGGGGCAGAACGAGGCGATCTTCACCGTCTCGACTTTCGAGAACCTCAACTTCACCGCGCTCGAGTTGCCCAACTACATCGTGCTCGGGCTCATCTGCGGCCTGCTCGCGGTCGGGTTCAACCGGGGCCTGCACGCCTGCGAAGACTTGTACGCCCGGCTCAAGCTGCACTGGTTCGTCGCGCCCATCACGGGCGGCCTGATCCTGGGCGTGTTGGGCGTCGCGTGGATCCTCATGGTCCGCGCCGCCGGCGGCGACCCGGCCAGCGAGGCCACCGACATCCCGAGCTTCTTCGGCAACGGCTACGAGACCATCCGCTGGCTGCTCGAGCCAACCAGCTACGGCGCTGCACCCGAGGTCGTAGACGCGGCATCGCAGGTCGGTGAGCACGCGACGGCCCACGACGCCCACGCCAGCGCCGCATTGCCCATGGCCATCTGGCTGATCGGGCTCCTGGTGGTCTTCAAGGCTCTTGCGACGAGCGTCACGCTCTCGAGCGGTGGGTCGGGCGGCGTGTTCGCGCCGAGCCTGTTCATCGGCGCCGCCGGCGGAGCGGCGCTGGGCATCACGCTCGAGCGCGTCGGTCTCCTGCCGGCCGACAGCAGTCCGGCCGCGTATGCGCTGGTCGGCATGGCCGCCGTCGTCGCGGGCAGCACGCACGGCCCCTTGACGGCGATCCTGATGCTGTTCGAGCTCACGCGAGATCCGTACGTGCTGCTGCCGATCATGCTCGCAGCCGTCGTCTCGACGCTCCTGGCCCAGGCCATCGACCGCGACAACATCTATACGCACCCGCTCCGGCGGGCCGGCCTCCGCATCGGCCGCACGGGCGACCTGGCGATCCTCCGCAAGATCTCGGCCACCAGCGTGCCCGTGGTGCCCCTGCCGGGCGAGCCGGTGTACGCCAGCGATCCGCTCAGCAAGATCATCACGCTGCACGCCCACAGCCGCGTGCCCGACTTCGTCGTCGTCGACAGCCAGGGCGACTACATCGGCATGGTGACCGGCCGCGACATGCGCACCGCGCTCATCGACCGCGAGGCCATCCCGCTCCTGCTGGTGGCCGAATTGATGCGCAGCGACTTGCCAGCCGTGCTTACGACCGACACGCTCGACGTCGTGCTCGAGCGCTTCGAGGACGACGACATCGCGAGCTTGCCCCTCCTGGGTCCGCCCGACCTGACCGGCCACCGCCGCCCGCTTGGTCTCGTGACCCGCGCGGCCGTGCTCGAGCGCTACCGCCGGGCGCTGGAAGAAGAACTCTAG
- a CDS encoding GC-type dockerin domain-anchored protein gives MLIRTISAGLVGSAIATTGFAQDALLLVVDSGADTVAAFDPSDGSLVDPAFIDLTSLDPGTPKGVAMVGDELWVSDQLRDRIDRFTMDGDYIDTIGGQVPGGGLDNVRGVMVIGDEVWVANAGTNNDAPGNAFVQIDPSTATITGNFTVDTGPWFALPFNGEILISFSGDSRIDRVDDEGTFLGAFLPSGSLNFLQQMSETSAGTVLVGAFSSPSGVWDLDSDGDVIGAIAGTEDSGARAGFELGDGNILWTNGAGVNISDPVSGATSNVLDGNGQYILLLGEVEPCYPDFDGDGQLTIFDFLAFQNAFDSGDLIADCDEDGSLTIFDFLCFQNEFDAGCE, from the coding sequence ATGCTTATTCGGACCATATCTGCCGGGCTCGTTGGCTCGGCCATCGCCACCACGGGCTTCGCCCAGGACGCCCTGCTGCTCGTCGTTGACTCTGGCGCCGACACGGTCGCCGCGTTCGATCCGTCGGACGGCAGCCTCGTCGACCCGGCGTTCATTGACCTGACGTCGCTCGACCCCGGAACGCCCAAGGGCGTTGCCATGGTGGGCGATGAACTCTGGGTGAGCGACCAGCTCCGCGATCGGATCGATCGCTTCACCATGGACGGCGACTACATCGACACCATCGGCGGACAGGTCCCCGGTGGCGGACTCGACAACGTGCGCGGCGTCATGGTCATCGGCGACGAGGTGTGGGTCGCCAACGCGGGCACGAACAACGATGCCCCGGGCAACGCGTTCGTGCAGATCGATCCCTCCACCGCCACGATCACCGGCAACTTCACGGTGGACACGGGTCCGTGGTTTGCGCTGCCCTTCAACGGTGAGATCCTCATCAGCTTCAGCGGCGACTCACGGATCGACCGCGTGGACGACGAGGGCACATTCCTGGGCGCATTCCTGCCCTCGGGCTCGCTCAACTTCCTGCAACAGATGAGCGAGACCAGCGCCGGCACGGTGCTCGTCGGGGCGTTTAGCTCGCCGTCGGGCGTGTGGGACCTCGACTCGGATGGCGACGTCATCGGCGCGATCGCGGGCACCGAGGATTCCGGTGCTCGCGCAGGTTTTGAACTGGGCGACGGCAACATCCTCTGGACCAACGGCGCCGGGGTGAACATCAGTGATCCGGTCTCGGGCGCTACTTCCAACGTCCTTGATGGAAACGGCCAGTACATCCTGCTGCTCGGCGAGGTCGAGCCGTGCTACCCCGACTTCGACGGTGACGGCCAGTTGACGATCTTCGACTTCCTCGCGTTCCAGAACGCCTTCGACTCGGGCGACCTCATCGCCGACTGCGACGAAGATGGGTCGCTGACCATCTTCGATTTCCTCTGCTTCCAGAACGAGTTCGACGCCGGCTGCGAGTGA
- a CDS encoding GC-type dockerin domain-anchored protein, whose amino-acid sequence MDATRTHCAAGLLVAGFLLVLGSIGLARPALAQEPWLEFGPHHWGVRLHAETKSVLGVPFPQQLQVWYPATAQGEGTPVATDGAPYPAIFFQHAGGSDYTFYDYQFSRLASRGMIVVSMRHDHVPCSVSCHRELFSVTMDQVFQEWNTNPDHWLYQRADEDRIGLSGHSHGAAFNAVLDHRPMNPSGDYEIDAVSLLAPCPHVPISRYLDTFDGMPPLQLIYGSKDECGCTGTGQGIAIFEPAQKPRHHVYVIGASHWSFCEGGSVAPATISREDAWRASGAALAAFHEYLFYGNQDALPYLRNELPLVVDGPEVRYQFQERSDFAIDTFEDTNGMSFEHGVGISGVPGQTYVNGFLGDTFVDVEAGVQLVRNQIQDLLPPAGGPYNVLFYKDLSLAPDAYDIAIDREEAAGLFNVLIRTGSDAELEDWLRTSQWDLVVMARQGGSRSATLPFDDELAAFICGGGKAILSDFRIDSASAQATFVCADSGFDQTTNWSMLRSTSSLFEGTLMLRNPGWGIWTYGLTPGDDSVVYAENELTSAPGVHDPTSSTLGFEVIADGFETFDEAFMLDPAKGLYHPTWGLEFAWIGVGASFAHMLTEDGGPGFDARGWSDLTFRILQVHNDPLNPPGATKDLTIRLTDTDGDSAQRRLSDAVQGALRSSVAPAVTVDRKSIFETYRYALAEFTAANPDLDLDALESISFVCDRTIAGRCFIDDLSFAVPQPRCRADLDGDGTLTIFDFLAFQNLFDAGDPRADFDGDGSLTLFDFLAFQNAFDAGCP is encoded by the coding sequence GTGGACGCAACTCGCACGCATTGTGCCGCTGGCTTGCTGGTGGCTGGCTTCCTGCTGGTGCTGGGCTCGATCGGCCTCGCCCGGCCGGCCCTTGCCCAGGAGCCCTGGCTCGAGTTTGGCCCCCACCACTGGGGCGTGCGGCTGCACGCCGAGACGAAGTCGGTGCTAGGCGTGCCGTTTCCGCAGCAGCTCCAGGTGTGGTACCCCGCGACGGCCCAGGGCGAGGGCACGCCGGTGGCGACCGACGGGGCGCCGTACCCGGCCATCTTCTTCCAGCACGCCGGCGGGTCGGACTACACCTTCTACGACTACCAGTTCAGCCGCCTGGCCAGCCGGGGGATGATCGTGGTGTCCATGCGCCATGACCACGTGCCCTGTTCGGTCTCGTGCCACCGCGAGCTCTTCAGCGTGACAATGGACCAGGTGTTCCAGGAGTGGAACACCAACCCGGACCACTGGCTCTACCAGCGGGCCGACGAGGACCGCATCGGCTTGAGCGGGCACTCGCACGGCGCGGCGTTCAATGCCGTGCTCGACCATCGACCCATGAATCCCTCGGGCGACTACGAGATCGACGCGGTGTCGCTGCTGGCGCCCTGCCCGCACGTGCCGATCTCGAGGTACCTTGACACGTTCGATGGCATGCCGCCCTTGCAGCTCATCTATGGATCAAAGGACGAGTGCGGCTGCACGGGCACGGGGCAGGGCATTGCGATCTTCGAGCCCGCGCAGAAGCCCAGGCATCACGTGTACGTCATCGGGGCCAGCCACTGGTCGTTCTGCGAGGGCGGATCGGTCGCGCCCGCGACGATCTCTCGCGAAGACGCGTGGCGGGCGTCGGGCGCGGCGCTCGCGGCCTTCCACGAGTACCTGTTCTACGGCAACCAGGACGCGCTGCCCTACCTGCGCAACGAGCTGCCGCTTGTGGTCGACGGGCCCGAGGTGCGATACCAGTTCCAGGAGCGCTCCGACTTTGCCATCGACACGTTCGAGGACACCAACGGCATGTCCTTCGAGCACGGCGTGGGCATCTCAGGCGTGCCGGGGCAGACGTACGTCAACGGATTCCTGGGCGACACGTTCGTCGACGTCGAGGCCGGCGTGCAGCTCGTTCGGAATCAGATCCAGGACCTCTTGCCGCCGGCGGGCGGGCCGTACAACGTGCTGTTCTATAAGGACCTCAGCCTGGCGCCCGACGCGTACGACATCGCGATCGACCGCGAAGAGGCGGCCGGGCTGTTCAACGTGCTGATCAGGACGGGCAGCGACGCCGAACTGGAGGACTGGTTGCGTACGAGCCAGTGGGATCTGGTCGTCATGGCGCGCCAGGGCGGCTCGCGGTCGGCGACGCTGCCGTTCGACGACGAGCTGGCCGCGTTCATCTGCGGCGGCGGGAAGGCCATCCTCTCGGACTTCCGCATCGACTCGGCGTCGGCCCAGGCAACGTTCGTGTGCGCCGACTCGGGCTTCGACCAGACCACCAACTGGTCGATGCTGCGTTCGACCAGCAGCCTGTTCGAGGGCACGCTGATGCTGCGCAACCCGGGCTGGGGCATCTGGACGTATGGGCTTACGCCCGGCGACGACTCGGTGGTGTACGCCGAGAACGAGCTGACGTCGGCCCCGGGCGTCCACGACCCGACGTCGAGCACGCTGGGCTTCGAGGTCATCGCCGACGGCTTCGAGACCTTCGACGAGGCGTTCATGCTCGACCCGGCCAAGGGGCTGTACCACCCGACGTGGGGGCTCGAGTTCGCCTGGATCGGCGTTGGCGCGTCGTTCGCGCACATGCTGACCGAGGACGGCGGGCCGGGCTTCGACGCCCGCGGCTGGTCGGACCTGACCTTCCGCATCCTGCAGGTCCATAACGACCCGCTCAACCCGCCGGGGGCGACGAAGGACCTGACGATCCGCCTGACGGACACCGACGGCGACTCGGCCCAGCGCCGGCTGTCGGACGCCGTCCAGGGCGCGCTGCGTTCGTCCGTCGCGCCCGCCGTGACGGTGGACCGCAAGTCGATCTTCGAGACGTACCGGTACGCGCTCGCCGAATTCACCGCCGCGAATCCCGACCTCGACCTCGACGCGCTCGAGTCCATCTCGTTCGTGTGCGACCGGACGATCGCGGGTCGTTGCTTCATCGACGACCTGTCGTTTGCGGTGCCGCAGCCACGCTGTCGGGCAGATCTTGACGGCGACGGCACACTGACGATCTTCGACTTCCTCGCGTTCCAGAACCTCTTCGACGCCGGCGATCCGCGCGCCGACTTCGACGGCGACGGCAGCCTCACGCTGTTCGACTTCCTTGCGTTCCAGAACGCGTTCGACGCGGGATGCCCGTAG
- a CDS encoding glutamine synthetase III: MRTGMTMEQDPASNVHKAQARPAPQDRHHHKQPSAQPIAPAWDHAEDDFARDVFTDAMMRRRLPKDAYRKLQQTIQHGEALDATIADAVAVAIKEWAMANGATHFTHWFQPLTGLTAEKHDTFLKPDGDGGAISEFTGQALVQGEPDASSFPSGGLRTTFEARGYTAWDATSPVFLSRFGDTVTLCIPTAFVSWTGEALDKKTPLLRSMDAINTQAMRVLRALGEVGETTRVFSTVGAEQEYFLVDAAAAGTRPDLKICGRTVFGDTPIKGQKLDDHYFGSIPERVLSFMSEVESILYRKGVPVATRHNEVAPGQFEIAAHFEPANVACDHQMLVMETLRRVAPRHSFVCTLHEKPFAGINGSGKHVNWSLATDDGRNLLSPQSEPHANRLFHAFLVSVIRAVDLHADLLRASISSAGNDHRLGANEAPPAIISIFLGDMLTDLVEQFASGGTASSSRKGDTMDLGATTLPEFIRDAGDRNRTSPFAFTGNKFEFRAVGSSAAIAFPVTVLNTIVAESLAGFADELEKADDVQETLSQIIQRVSTEHKRVIFNGDNYSDEWVVEAEKRGLPHITSSPEAFRSLANDKNRTLFNGLDVLSPLETQSRANIFAEKYATQVRIEALTLRNLSKTAILPAAVRQLRELAGAVSALSAADVDPGENRVALEDLAGLVSGLRRDLDELDAVLDQDEPEYALDLAEHAHAHLIPVMEAVRSKVDAMEKVVSQDLWPVADYNELLLVQA; the protein is encoded by the coding sequence GTGCGCACTGGTATGACGATGGAGCAGGATCCCGCGTCGAACGTCCACAAGGCCCAGGCACGACCCGCGCCGCAGGACCGCCACCACCACAAGCAGCCGTCCGCCCAGCCGATCGCGCCGGCCTGGGACCACGCCGAAGACGACTTCGCTCGCGACGTCTTTACCGACGCGATGATGCGTCGCCGGCTCCCCAAGGACGCGTATCGCAAGCTGCAGCAGACCATCCAGCACGGTGAGGCACTCGACGCCACCATCGCCGACGCCGTGGCCGTTGCCATTAAGGAATGGGCGATGGCCAACGGCGCCACGCACTTCACGCACTGGTTCCAGCCGCTCACCGGCCTGACCGCCGAAAAGCACGACACCTTCCTCAAGCCCGACGGCGACGGCGGAGCCATCAGCGAGTTCACGGGCCAGGCGCTGGTGCAGGGCGAGCCCGACGCGTCGAGCTTCCCCAGCGGCGGGCTCCGCACGACCTTCGAGGCCCGCGGCTACACCGCGTGGGACGCCACCAGCCCGGTGTTCCTCAGCCGCTTCGGCGACACCGTCACCCTGTGCATCCCGACCGCCTTCGTGAGCTGGACGGGCGAGGCCCTCGACAAGAAGACGCCGCTGCTGCGCTCGATGGACGCAATCAACACCCAGGCAATGCGCGTGCTACGGGCGCTGGGCGAGGTCGGCGAAACAACTCGCGTGTTCTCGACCGTCGGCGCCGAGCAGGAGTACTTCCTGGTCGATGCGGCTGCCGCCGGTACCCGCCCCGACCTGAAGATCTGCGGGCGGACCGTCTTTGGCGACACGCCCATCAAGGGCCAGAAGCTCGATGACCACTACTTCGGTTCGATTCCCGAGCGCGTGCTGAGCTTCATGAGCGAAGTCGAATCGATCCTGTATCGCAAGGGCGTGCCCGTCGCCACGCGGCACAACGAGGTTGCGCCCGGGCAGTTCGAGATCGCGGCCCACTTCGAGCCGGCCAACGTCGCGTGCGACCACCAGATGCTCGTGATGGAAACGCTCCGCCGCGTGGCCCCGCGTCACAGCTTCGTGTGCACACTGCACGAGAAGCCCTTCGCCGGCATCAACGGCAGCGGCAAGCACGTCAACTGGTCGCTGGCGACCGACGACGGCCGCAACCTGCTGAGCCCGCAGAGCGAGCCCCACGCCAACCGCCTGTTCCATGCGTTCCTGGTCTCGGTCATACGAGCCGTCGACCTGCATGCCGACCTGTTGCGGGCCAGCATCTCGAGCGCGGGCAACGACCATCGCCTCGGCGCCAACGAGGCCCCGCCGGCCATCATCAGCATCTTCCTGGGCGACATGCTAACCGACCTCGTCGAGCAGTTCGCCAGCGGCGGTACGGCCAGCAGCTCGCGCAAGGGCGACACCATGGACCTGGGCGCAACGACGCTCCCGGAGTTCATCCGCGACGCGGGCGACCGAAATCGCACCAGCCCGTTCGCCTTCACCGGGAACAAGTTCGAGTTCCGGGCGGTCGGTTCGTCGGCGGCCATCGCCTTCCCCGTCACGGTGCTTAACACCATCGTGGCCGAGAGTCTTGCCGGTTTCGCCGACGAACTCGAGAAGGCCGACGACGTCCAAGAGACGCTGAGCCAAATCATCCAGCGCGTCTCCACCGAGCACAAGCGCGTGATCTTCAACGGCGACAACTACTCCGACGAGTGGGTCGTCGAGGCCGAAAAGCGTGGCTTGCCGCACATCACCTCGTCCCCCGAGGCGTTCCGCTCGCTGGCCAACGACAAGAATCGCACGCTGTTCAACGGCCTCGACGTACTCAGCCCGCTCGAGACCCAGAGCCGGGCGAACATCTTCGCCGAGAAGTACGCCACGCAGGTGCGCATCGAGGCGTTGACCCTCCGCAACCTGAGCAAGACCGCCATCCTTCCCGCAGCGGTCCGGCAGCTCCGCGAGCTCGCGGGGGCGGTATCGGCGCTGTCGGCAGCCGACGTCGACCCGGGCGAGAACCGCGTTGCTCTCGAGGACCTGGCGGGCCTGGTCTCCGGGCTTCGACGCGACCTCGACGAGCTCGACGCCGTGCTCGATCAGGACGAACCCGAGTACGCCCTGGACCTGGCCGAGCACGCGCACGCCCACCTCATCCCCGTGATGGAGGCGGTGCGAAGCAAGGTCGACGCCATGGAGAAGGTCGTGTCCCAGGACCTCTGGCCGGTGGCCGACTACAACGAACTGCTCCTCGTGCAGGCCTGA
- a CDS encoding HAD hydrolase-like protein, which translates to MISTFLLDISGTVVRSGCFEAVFHRVYCELLNAEVSAEEIRVSTGRKKAQLFAEVVERHAPARAGDRVLIERMTDAFDAFMLESVAQHPPPVLDGVREAMALLGDAGVTVGFVTGFARAPAERVLEIAELNYAVLVGSDEVANGRPAPDLILEAMERLGQADPSAVAYAGDTPVDIKSGLDAGCGRVYGLTCGAHDRAELEAAADGTTARVADSLLEAVRDAFA; encoded by the coding sequence GTGATTTCGACGTTCCTCTTGGACATCTCCGGCACCGTCGTCCGCTCGGGCTGTTTTGAGGCGGTCTTTCATCGCGTCTATTGCGAGTTGCTCAACGCCGAGGTCTCGGCCGAGGAGATCCGGGTCAGCACGGGCCGCAAGAAGGCGCAGCTGTTCGCCGAGGTGGTCGAGCGGCACGCTCCGGCGCGGGCGGGCGACCGCGTTCTCATCGAGCGGATGACCGACGCGTTCGATGCCTTCATGCTCGAATCGGTCGCCCAGCACCCGCCGCCCGTGCTCGACGGCGTGCGCGAGGCGATGGCACTGCTTGGAGATGCGGGCGTCACCGTCGGCTTCGTTACGGGCTTTGCACGGGCCCCGGCCGAACGGGTCCTCGAGATCGCGGAGCTAAACTACGCGGTGCTGGTCGGCAGCGACGAGGTCGCGAACGGACGCCCCGCCCCGGACCTCATCCTCGAGGCTATGGAGCGTCTCGGCCAGGCCGACCCGTCGGCGGTCGCCTACGCGGGCGACACGCCGGTCGACATCAAGAGCGGGCTCGATGCAGGCTGCGGCCGCGTGTACGGCCTGACCTGCGGTGCCCATGACCGAGCCGAACTGGAAGCCGCCGCCGACGGTACCACGGCGCGCGTGGCTGACTCCCTGCTGGAGGCCGTACGCGACGCGTTCGCCTAG
- the xth gene encoding exodeoxyribonuclease III translates to MRVITWNVNSVKVRAERLAGVLERHEPDVVCLQELKAPELPEPVADDLERLGYHAAVYGQKTYNGVAILSKAEPTDVVRGFEGDGGDEDPHARLISAMVDGVRIYCGYFPNGGEVGSDKFAYKLAWMERLRALLDARHEPSEPLIVAGDMNVAPYDGDVAKLEKWEGTTHCVPEAREGLKNVEGFGLIDTLHEKHPEGGIYSWWDYRQLAFPKGDGLRIDIIYATQDLAKACTDARVDRDERKGKQPSDHAPVIADFDWTP, encoded by the coding sequence GTGCGCGTCATCACGTGGAACGTCAACTCCGTCAAGGTCCGGGCCGAGCGGCTCGCGGGCGTGCTCGAACGCCACGAGCCGGATGTGGTCTGCCTCCAGGAGCTCAAGGCCCCCGAACTGCCGGAGCCCGTCGCCGACGACCTCGAGCGGCTGGGCTATCACGCCGCCGTCTACGGCCAGAAGACGTATAACGGCGTGGCCATCCTGAGCAAGGCCGAGCCCACTGACGTGGTTCGCGGCTTCGAGGGCGACGGTGGCGACGAAGACCCCCACGCCCGGCTCATCTCTGCGATGGTCGATGGCGTGCGGATCTATTGCGGTTACTTTCCGAATGGTGGCGAGGTCGGCAGCGACAAGTTTGCGTACAAGCTCGCCTGGATGGAGCGCCTCCGTGCGTTGCTCGACGCGCGCCACGAGCCCTCCGAGCCACTCATCGTCGCCGGCGACATGAACGTCGCGCCCTACGACGGCGACGTCGCCAAGCTCGAGAAGTGGGAGGGCACCACCCACTGCGTGCCCGAGGCCCGCGAAGGCCTGAAGAACGTGGAGGGCTTCGGCCTGATCGACACGCTGCATGAGAAGCACCCCGAGGGAGGGATCTATAGCTGGTGGGACTACCGCCAACTCGCCTTCCCCAAGGGCGACGGCCTGCGCATCGACATCATCTACGCGACACAGGACCTGGCAAAGGCCTGCACCGACGCCCGCGTCGACCGCGACGAGCGCAAGGGCAAGCAGCCCAGCGACCACGCGCCGGTCATCGCCGACTTTGATTGGACGCCGTAG